A genomic stretch from Capricornis sumatraensis isolate serow.1 chromosome 4, serow.2, whole genome shotgun sequence includes:
- the MANSC4 gene encoding MANSC domain-containing protein 4 → MRAVVVAADVILLLSMGGTSNSLCSPTVFYRDCWIRRFPGLLIDLEESQKLGAQFLRYYSENTGQKCSRNCCLRKDVSCNLAVFFHDPIHDNVNCLHVHCPTLDSCILEPGTSAILYNITDGIDPDLLVFEQSLPTYLNTRSSSDTWERLRILKAMYLDKQQTTMINQMLPSIEAPSPTTHQDLLATANNTRYSKELTTGSWARFIALNDSITTKINMVSASTDINNPDNKTVSPFFVPRDTKLSRMPSPSQLNSSKQLLNKTKGYNSRNHTSENEDSTPDGAPVTPAKTWLVPVALCTSVIFLCSCVVILASGCCRKQYSQYKPGQRKSGPRQTKKCANRKEFSY, encoded by the exons ATGCGTGCGGTGGTGGTAGCAGCAGACGTGATACTGCTCCTGAGCATGGGGGGGACCTCAAACTCTCTTTGCTCGCCCACCGTGTTTTACAGAGACTGCTGGATCCGTCGCTTCCCAGGTCTTCTGATTGACCTGGAGGAGTCTCAGAAGCTGGGGGCCCAGTTCCTGAGGTATTATTCTGAAAACACCGGTCAGAAGTGCAGTCGGAACTGCTGTCTTAGGAAGGATG TGTCCTGTAACCTGGCCGTCTTCTTCCACGATCCTATTCATGACAATGTCAACTGCCTCCATGTTCACTGCCCAACCCTGGACAGCTGCATATTGGAGCCTGGAACCAGTGCCATTTTATATAACATAACAGATG GTATAGATCCTGATTTGCTGGTTTTTGAACAATCACTGCCCACATATCTAAATACCCGTTCTTCATCTGATACATGGGAGAGACTAAGGATTCTAAAAGCTATGTATTTAGATAAACAACAAACCACCATGATAAACCAAATGCTACCATCAATAGAGGCTCCGTCACCAACCACACATCAAGATTTGTTGGCAACCGCAAATAATACTAGGTATTCCAAGGAATTGACCACAGGCTCTTGGGCAAGATTCATTGCCCTGAATGACTCCATTACCACAAAGATAAATATGGTGTCAGCCAGTACTGACATCAACAATCCAGATAACAAGActgtttctcctttctttgtgCCCAGAGACACAAAACTTTCTCGTATGCCTAGTCCCTCCCAACTCAACAGCAGTAAACAATTACTAAACAAGACCAAAGGGTACAACAGCAGAAACCATACATCTGAGAATGAAGACTCAACACCCGATGGGGCACCTGTGACTCCTGCAAAGACGTGGCTGGTTCCTGTGGCCCTCTGCACCTCTGTCATCTTTCTTTGCTCTTGTGTAGTCATCCTGGCATCTGGTTGCTGTCGAAAGCAGTACAGCCAGTATAAACCAGGGCAGAGAAAGTCAGGACCCAGGCAAACTAAAAAATGTGCCAATCGGAAGGAGTTTTCTTACTGA